The nucleotide sequence tggggaggatgcTGGGGAGGATGATGAGATTGGTGAAGAGGATGGGGAGGAAAgtgaggaggatggggaggatggcgaggaggatggggaggatggtgagggtgatggggaggatggggaggatggtgaggatggtgaggaggatggggaggatggtGAGAAGGATGGTGAGGATGATGGTGAGGATGATGGTGAGGATGGTGAGGATGATGCGGAGGATGGGAAGGATGgtgaggaggatggggaggatggtgaggaggatggggaggatgcTGAGGatagggaggatggggaggatggtggggaggatggtgaggatggtgaggaggatggtgaggatgatggagaggatggtgaggatgatgcggaggatggggaggaggatggggaggatggtgaggaggatggggaggatggtgaggaggatggtgaggatggtgaggatggtggggaggatggggaggatggggaggatggtgaggatggtggggaggatggtgaggatggtaatgaggatggtgaggatggtgaGGATGATGGTGAGGATGATGGCGAGGATGGTGAGGATGATGCGGAGGATGGGAAGGATGgtgaggaggatggggaggatggggaggaggatggggaggatggggaggatggtGGGGAGGATGGTGAGGATGGTAATGAGGATGGTGAGGATGATGGTGAGGATGATGGCGAGGATGGTGAGGATGATGCGGAGGATGGGAAGGATGgtgaggaggatggggaggatggggaggaggatggggaggatggggaggatggggaggatggtggggaggatggtgaggatggtaatgaggatggtgaggatggtgaGGATGATGGCGAGGATGGTGAGGATGATGCGGAGGATGGGAAGGATCgtgaggaggatggggaggatggtgaggaggatggggaggatgaggaggatggtgaggatggtgaggaggatggggaggatggtgaggatgatggggaggatggggaggagggtgaggaTGATGGGGAGGATgatggggaggatggggaggatggtgaggaggatggggaggatggtgaggatggtgagaaggatgggaggatggtgaggatggtgaGGATGATGCAGAGGATGGTGCAGATGATGGGGaggatggtgaggatggtgagaaggatggggaggatggtgaggatggtgaggaggatggggaggaggatggggaggatggtgaggatggtgaGGATGATGCAGAGGATGGTGCAGATGATGGGGaggatggtgaggatggtgaGAAGGATGGGGAGGATGGTGAGGATGGTGGGGAGAATGATGGTGAGGATGAAGATGATGGGgaggatggtgatgatggtgaggaTGGGGAGGATGATGGTGAGGATGATGGGGAGGAGGATGCTGACGGTGATAGGGAGGATGTGGAGGATGGTAAAGATGGTAAGGAGGATGGGGAGAATGGTGAGGATGGTGAGGAGGATGGGAGAATGGTGAGGATGGTGAGGAGGATGGAAACAGCTACCAGTTACTGACTGTGCTTGACAGTCCTGTGAAACATGGGCTGCAAAGCATGTGGGTGAAACACGTGGGATTCTCATTTGTAACATCTGAgcctcagagaggtgaagtgacttgctcagGATCACACAGCTCGTGAGTTGCTCAGCATGCACACGGCCCCAGGTTCACCTGCCCACAGAGCCCAAGCTCTCCAGTCTTGCACTGGAAACGACAGCTGACGAGAGGAAGAAGCCAGCTCTCCTTCACTGTAATGTTGACACTCTGCAGCCTCTGCTAATCTCATCCCCTATGACTTTCAGCCCCAGGAAAGGCCTAACAAGCCTCAGCCACAGCCATCTGCCAGACAGCTTGGCTCTCAGGCTTATGCAGTTATATTTTCCCTTTCACATTTCCATGTAACCCACTTAGAACTTTCTTCTTTTGagcaaagaacacacacacaaatctgttCAACTTTTTGTAACCTAGATTTTCCACCTCTATTTGAACATACGGCCCGTTTTCTTTAAAACATCTGGTAAGAGCCTGGGGACTAGCACCCTCTGAGATGCAAGCTAGAACACATTCCTTGACCCATTCACTGCTCTAACAGGCATCTCATCTAAGGAATGagctccatctccctccctgtgAAGACACTGAAACTGAATCTCCAACAAGTCTCCCACCTCCTGGGTGACCTTAAATCCACGAAGCCTCCATGGCAGCCCAGAGGCTGCAGAGCCAACTCTGCCAGAACGTGGCATGCTGAGTAGAAGCCATCGTGGCTCTGGCTTGACGCTGGCCACATAAAACAGGATCCCGGGCTGCCCTCCAACATGCCTGTGGGGCGAGAGGTGGGGGTGCAGCGGGGGAGCCCTTTGCTTGCTCCAGGAACCCACCTCGGAGTCAGCACTACTCTGGCTGCCTGTGTCTGCCTGCAGATGACTGGCCTAATGGGAGACGCCAGGGTGCACTCACCTGTCCATTCTTCAGGCCGACCAGCAGACCCTCCCTTCCTGGGGGGCCACCGATCACTTTAATGTAGCGAATGAGAGACTCCATCTGCCACTCCCGCTCCTTCACGCCGCTGAAGGACAGGCACTGCAGCCGCCTCTCCTAGAAAACAAGCGCAGCTCCGGGTGATCGCAAGCAGGACAGGCGTGCCCGGGCGCCCAAGGAGGTCTGCCTGTGCCTACAGGGTGAAAACTGCCTCCACACTCTGTTCCCACTGAACCCATCTAGACCCCGTGCCTGGCAGCTTCACACAAGCCTTCCCTGCGGAGCCCAGCTCAGCCTCCATCTTCAGCAGGCCTCCGGGCAGCCACAGCCAGGGGCTGCACGCGGAAACACATCTGTAACCCGTGGCGCCCCtacccttgggcttcccaggtggcccagtggtaaagaatccacctgcgacacgacagacgcgggttcgatccctgggtcgggaagatcccctggaggagggcatgaccacccactccagtattcttgcctggacggtaccatggatagaggagcttggagggctacagtctgtggggtcacagaggcagacatgacttggtgactaaataacaacaaccccTAAACTGCTTTAACTTGAGATTTTTAGAGAGATTTTTTTAATAGTATCTTACATATGTGATTCTTAAAGGATTTCTTCCACTTTATCACTTCCAATAGGCTTAATTTTACAAAACCAAATCCACCTCTACTTCCAGGAAAGTGGCTGGGCTGGGCTTCTCTTACGGTCTCCGCAGGCATTCCTGGCATCAACCTAGACAGCTTCTAGGAAGCTCTAAGTTGACAAATCTTTTTTTTGTCAAAAAAATTATCAGGAAGTAAAACTTCCTTTACTATTTTGAGTTGATATcataaatttttttgttgttcaattgAAAGTGAGCATAAATTTCTGTGTGTATACGTTTACCAAAACGACACTGACCTTCATTTTGTGGGATATCAATGTATGCTTCAAGtcattaaaatatacacaatCCCAGTTCAACACAGTGCTTTGTGCaatacaaaaatgtatttttcggtttttttgtttttggcctcaAGTCTGGGAAGATCTTAGCTCccctcccagggattgaacccaggccctcagcagcgagagtgcagagtcctaaccactggaccaacagggcccAGTCCttccagtcgtgtccaaatctttgcaaccccgtggactgtagcctgccaggctcctctgtccatgggattctccagaaaagattactggagtgggttgccatttccttcaccaggagatcttcctgacccagggatcgaacccatgtctcttacatgtgtctcttgcatgggcaggcgggttctttaccactaggaccacctgggaagaccacagtCCCCGTATTCCCCAGTTTACGGCCTATAGCTTTCTGGTAGGCTCTGACCCCTCCAGATGCCAATAAGCATGAAAGCAATGAACAGCCACTGAGCTTGATGGGAAGGAGCTTTCTTCTAGCGACCGACTCTAGAGCTGGGAGGTGGGTAACCCGCTCCCAGGGGGAGGATGAAGTGGATGCAGCCCGCCCTCTGAGCCGCTGCCGCCCACCTGACAGAGGATGATGTGGTCGGCACACACCACCAGGAGGTTGCACTCGAACTTCCTGGCAATCTTCTCCTTCACCCGGTACCGCATGTCCAGCGAGTCCTCTGAGTACAGCTCGTAGATGAGGATCTTCTCGGGCAGCTGGATCGCTAATCGATTCTTGTAGATGGCAATTTTCTTGACAAGTTCTTTGCATTTAATCCGAACTgtgaaagaggggaaaaaaaaaaccagctcgAACAAGAGGCTATTAGGTAagggagaaggcagagaaatTAAAAGCCATCATTTACTTAATGCTAGAGGCAATTAAAGGAGACACACTCATCAAAAAACCTTTACAAAGTGTCTAATACGCAATCAACTCTGCTAAACACTGAGTCGCATACAAATCTTTGTGGCCTTGAGCTTACATCTGACTGTGCAAAGTAGAAGTCTCTGTGCTACCATCGCTTGCTGAAGATAAATCTCTGAATGGCACCAATAGCCCCTTATGGTCAGGAACACGTCTGGGTAACTGCCCACAGCTCTGGACACTTGCCACCCAGCACTCTTGCCAACAGGGAGCCGAAGGCAGTTTCTGGCACATGCTAGGGTCTCACACTCCCGCTACAGGTGGAGAAAGTCCCTCAGCAAGGACAGCAGGGAACCGCCTGACCCGCTGCAGCCTCAGCATCGCAGCTGGAGTCTTTCATCAGAGGTGCTCCCAGGTGGGGGACCAGAGAATGCCACCTGACTCTGCAAGACACCCCTCGACCTGGACCCCCACACACAGGCCCCTGCAATGTGCTGTGGCCGGGACACCTACAGACGACTGCCCCTGAAATAAGCAGATTCTCAGCCCACTGAGCCAGCATGGCCACTTGGGTGGACGGAGGAAGGGCCTGGCTACCCGAGGCCTGGAACTCTGGCCTTCTGACCCAGCCCATGCAACCCACTGCCTCCTTCTCTCTGGGGGGAGCACCCGCCAGGAGGTGAGTGGACACGGAGCTGGGGGAGAAGCACCCCAGAAGGGACTGTGATCAGAGAGGACACAGGTCCGCAGAGACCCATGCAGGTCGCCCAGCCCCCGGCTCTGACTTGTTGTATGCTGTCCTCCCTTAGCCAGGCAGTCCATTTCCCCTTAGCATTAgctgcaaattttttttttggaaagaggGTTCATTGCTTCAAAGACATCAATATCCTCTCCATGCTCCCACCACACAAAAGAGCGAGACCCAGTGGTCCAACACGTGCCCAG is from Bos taurus isolate L1 Dominette 01449 registration number 42190680 breed Hereford chromosome 22, ARS-UCD2.0, whole genome shotgun sequence and encodes:
- the LOC132343527 gene encoding DNA-directed RNA polymerase II subunit RPB1-like, whose amino-acid sequence is MLQMRIPRVSPTCFAAHVSQDCQAQSVTGSCFHPPHHPHHSPILLTILTILPILLTIFTILHILPITVSILLPIILTIILPILTIITILPIIFILTIILPTILTILPILLTILTILPIICTILCIILTILTILPILLPILLTILTILPILLTILTILPIICTILCIILTILTILPSFSPSSPSSPSSSPSSPSSPSSSPSSSPSSPSSPSSSPSSPSSSPSSPSSSSSPSSSPSSPSSSRSFPSSASSSPSSPSSSPSSPSSLPSSPSSPPSSPSSPSSPSSSPSSPSSSPSFPSSASSSPSSPSSSPSSSPSSLPSSPSSPPSSPSSPSSSPSSPSSSPSFPSSASSSPSSPSSSPSSSPSSPSSLPSSPSSPPSSPSSPSSPSSPPSSPSSPSSSPSSPSSSPSSPSSSPSSASSSPSSPSSSPSSSPSSPSSPPSSPSSLSSASSPSSSPSSPSSSPSFPSSASSSPSSPSSSPSSSPSFSPSSPSSSPSSPSSPSSPSPSPSSPSSSPSSPSSSLSSPSSSPISSSSPASSPSSPSSSPSSPSSLPSSPSSSPSSPSSSPSSPSSSPISPSSPASSPSSPASSPSSSPSSPASSPSSPSSSASSPSSSPSSPSSSPSSPSSPASSPSSSASSPSSSPSSPSSSPSSSPSSPSSPSSSPSSSPFSPSSSPSSPSSPASSPSSSASSPSSSPSSPSSSPSSSPSSPSSPSSPFSPSSSPSSPSSSSSSSSSSPSSPSSPSFSPSFSSSPSSSPSSPSSPSSPSSSPSSSPSSPSSP